The following nucleotide sequence is from Longimicrobiaceae bacterium.
CCCAGTTCCGGAACCTCCTCCACCATTACGTGCACCAGCAGGCGGGCGGGAGCGCGGAGACGTTCTGGAGCGGGTGCGGGGCGATCCGCCGCGCGGCGTTCCGGGACGTGGAGATGTTCGACGAGTGGCACTACCGCCGCCCGCAGGTGGAGGACATCGAGATGGGGCGCCGGCTGCGGGGCCGCGGGCACGCGATCGAGCTGCACCCGGAGATCCAGTGCACGCACCTGAAGCGCTGGACGCTGGGCGGGATGCTCGCGACGGACTTCACCGGGCGCGGGGTGCCGTGGATGCGGATGCTCCTGCAGGAGGGCGCCGTCTCGGAGTTCCAGGCGCTCAACCTCCGGCCCGCGGAGCGCCTGAGCGCCGGGCTCGCCCTCCTCGCCGTGCTGGCGCTGGTGATCGACGGCGCCCCGATCTCCGGACAGGGTCTCGCCGCCTCGGCGACGGCGCTCGCGGGAGTGGTCGCGCTCAACCGCGGCTTCTACGGCTTCCTGCTCCGGACGCGCGGCCCCGCCTTCCTGCTGGCCGCCGTCCCGCTGCACCTGGTCTACTACCTGACGGCCACGGTCGCGGCGGCGGGCGGGTACCTGACGCACTCCCTCTTCGGCGCGCCCGCCGCCAGCCCGGAGGTGGAGGCGCAGGAGGCTCTGGGGATCCGCTCCTGGCCGCCCTGCCCCCGCCGCCCCTCGGCCGGGAT
It contains:
- a CDS encoding glycosyltransferase family 2 protein, whose protein sequence is VHDGAAVLPRALAALAASDLPREEWELVVVDDASSDGSVLIAAEHADVVVRLPGNARGPAYARNRGSEVARAELLVFVDADVCVHPETLGRFARLFAEQPSLSAAFGSYDARPDARGVVSQFRNLLHHYVHQQAGGSAETFWSGCGAIRRAAFRDVEMFDEWHYRRPQVEDIEMGRRLRGRGHAIELHPEIQCTHLKRWTLGGMLATDFTGRGVPWMRMLLQEGAVSEFQALNLRPAERLSAGLALLAVLALVIDGAPISGQGLAASATALAGVVALNRGFYGFLLRTRGPAFLLAAVPLHLVYYLTATVAAAGGYLTHSLFGAPAASPEVEAQEALGIRSWPPCPRRPSAGMWTMAPGGRAGAPPAR